One window from the genome of Natrialba magadii ATCC 43099 encodes:
- the trkA gene encoding Trk system potassium transporter TrkA: MRVIVVGAGEVGRSIAANLESSHDVVVVDRDGETVEELTYALDVLAIQGDGTRLETLRQAGLDDAGLVIACTDDDESNVVICGAAKANGETFTIARVRRRTLLETWTGSEGAFGVDFMVCTDLLTAQTIFRISGLPAAQDVKMFAGGLVRMAEFEIGPNSPVAGQTVQEADQYDSLTFAALFREDRMIVATGDTRIRADDRIVVIGSPDSVTGFADDIVCTHDTDADEVVIVGASEVGFQTAREFEEHGFNPRLIEQDHDRARECAEALPNTMVMENDATDAEFLAREHVDEADIVVAALDGDEKNLLVSLLARRLGVDRTVAVIENLEYAELFETVGIDVAINPREVTAEEIIRFTRNDHTEKIAMVEHDRAEVIEIEVGPDSVLTGREIATATNDLPDGVVIGAISRGGRLVTPRGTTVVRPGDHVVAFVDSEVLDEVSRVI, encoded by the coding sequence ATGCGCGTAATCGTCGTGGGTGCTGGCGAGGTCGGCCGATCGATCGCCGCTAATCTGGAGTCCTCACACGATGTCGTCGTGGTCGACCGCGACGGCGAGACGGTCGAGGAACTTACGTACGCACTCGACGTGCTCGCGATTCAGGGGGATGGAACCAGACTCGAAACACTTCGTCAGGCCGGCCTCGACGACGCCGGGCTCGTGATCGCCTGCACCGACGACGACGAGTCGAACGTCGTCATCTGTGGGGCTGCGAAGGCGAACGGGGAGACGTTCACGATCGCCCGGGTGAGACGACGGACCCTTCTCGAGACGTGGACCGGTTCTGAAGGGGCCTTCGGCGTGGACTTCATGGTCTGTACGGACCTGTTGACTGCCCAGACGATCTTCCGAATTTCGGGCTTACCGGCCGCGCAAGATGTCAAGATGTTCGCTGGCGGGCTCGTCCGGATGGCCGAGTTCGAGATCGGTCCGAACAGTCCGGTCGCCGGCCAGACGGTACAGGAGGCAGACCAGTATGATTCGCTGACGTTCGCGGCGCTTTTCCGGGAGGATCGGATGATCGTCGCGACTGGTGACACGCGTATCCGCGCCGACGACCGCATCGTCGTCATCGGCAGCCCGGACTCCGTGACTGGGTTCGCCGACGACATCGTCTGTACACACGATACCGACGCTGACGAGGTCGTCATCGTCGGTGCGAGCGAGGTCGGCTTCCAGACGGCACGCGAGTTCGAAGAACACGGGTTCAACCCGCGGCTAATCGAGCAGGACCACGACCGCGCTCGCGAGTGCGCCGAAGCCCTGCCGAACACGATGGTGATGGAAAACGACGCCACAGATGCCGAGTTCCTCGCGCGCGAGCACGTCGACGAGGCAGACATCGTCGTTGCGGCGCTCGACGGCGACGAGAAGAACCTGCTCGTGTCCCTGCTCGCGCGCCGACTCGGCGTCGACCGGACCGTCGCGGTGATCGAGAATCTCGAGTACGCCGAACTCTTCGAGACGGTCGGCATCGACGTCGCGATCAATCCCCGCGAGGTAACCGCCGAGGAGATCATCCGGTTTACCCGGAACGACCACACCGAGAAGATTGCGATGGTCGAACACGACCGGGCAGAGGTCATCGAAATCGAGGTCGGGCCGGACAGCGTGCTGACGGGGCGTGAAATTGCCACTGCGACGAACGACTTGCCAGACGGTGTCGTGATCGGTGCGATTTCACGAGGCGGCCGTCTCGTCACACCGCGCGGGACGACGGTCGTTCGACCCGGCGATCATGTTGTTGCATTCGTCGACTCCGAGGTTCTGGACGAGGTCTCGCGGGTGATTTAA
- a CDS encoding Lrp/AsnC family transcriptional regulator — protein MGNGTGGSYRLDEIDRRIIYALMSDARNTSAPAIAEEVSVSGATIRNRIAQLEEHGIIDGYHATVDFEHADGSLMNLFLCHASFGEVEGVARRIGTIPGVINVRELMGGHMNLHVLAVGTDTADLRRIGRELEQLDVAIEDEFLMQTEHDFPYTPYGPADGRRREPLADYISLTGGAEVVEISVHEDAPIAGRTLESAAEDDVLADETLVVAIERDDAVITPHGDSEIRPHDVVTVFSPDGTNEPALTAFRGPDGTAHSPTRPN, from the coding sequence ATGGGTAACGGTACCGGGGGGAGCTATCGTCTCGACGAAATCGATCGGCGAATTATCTACGCCCTGATGTCCGACGCGCGAAACACGTCGGCACCCGCCATCGCAGAGGAAGTCAGCGTCTCCGGTGCAACGATCCGCAACCGGATCGCCCAACTCGAAGAACACGGTATCATCGACGGCTACCACGCGACCGTCGACTTCGAACACGCCGACGGCTCGCTGATGAATCTCTTTCTCTGTCACGCATCCTTCGGCGAAGTCGAGGGCGTCGCACGCCGAATCGGGACGATTCCGGGCGTGATCAACGTCCGCGAACTCATGGGCGGGCATATGAACCTCCACGTCCTCGCCGTCGGCACCGACACCGCCGATCTCCGTCGCATTGGGCGTGAACTCGAACAACTAGACGTTGCAATCGAAGACGAGTTCCTCATGCAGACTGAGCACGACTTCCCCTACACTCCCTATGGACCCGCGGACGGCCGCCGCCGGGAACCGCTCGCAGACTACATCAGTCTGACCGGCGGCGCGGAAGTCGTCGAAATCTCCGTCCACGAAGACGCCCCGATCGCCGGCCGCACACTCGAGTCGGCGGCCGAGGACGATGTCCTGGCAGACGAGACACTCGTCGTCGCAATCGAACGCGACGACGCGGTGATCACTCCCCACGGCGATAGCGAAATCAGGCCACACGACGTGGTGACTGTCTTTTCGCCCGACGGGACGAACGAACCGGCACTAACGGCGTTCCGCGGGCCAGATGGTACTGCACACTCGCCGACACGACCGAACTAA
- a CDS encoding NOP5/NOP56 family protein: MTDSAAAESAWFAAVDADDLEDLDSLDTVDTDARNSTAVTAIRDGTAATPDNWPALAVEIGIVDDENEYYDLLHTATMAATRATVTEREAADDRQLVHAVRAMDDCERTANELAERLAEWAGTVDPDAGTGISFARKITAGEHALESGHEPIASLAERVVDLADEADDLREFVERQTPTVAPNLAALAGPVLGARLLSLAGELESLAKKPSGTIQVLGAEDALFAHLRGHASSPKHGIIYMHDAVRGTHPDERGSAARAVAGKLAIAARVDHYSGERKPELEAELAERIETIQARTTEGDDNGDDNDDAGTDAENGGETDA, translated from the coding sequence ATGACTGACAGCGCCGCCGCGGAGTCGGCCTGGTTCGCGGCCGTCGATGCCGACGACCTCGAGGACCTCGACTCGCTCGACACCGTCGACACCGATGCCCGCAACTCCACCGCCGTCACCGCGATCCGCGACGGAACCGCCGCCACACCCGACAACTGGCCAGCACTGGCCGTCGAAATCGGTATTGTCGACGACGAGAACGAGTACTACGACCTGTTGCATACGGCGACGATGGCAGCCACCCGCGCCACCGTCACCGAGCGCGAAGCCGCCGACGACCGCCAGCTCGTCCACGCCGTCCGCGCCATGGACGACTGCGAGCGCACCGCCAACGAACTCGCCGAACGCCTCGCCGAGTGGGCCGGCACCGTCGACCCCGATGCCGGCACCGGCATCTCGTTCGCCCGCAAAATCACAGCTGGCGAGCACGCACTCGAGTCCGGTCACGAACCGATCGCCTCCCTGGCCGAGCGCGTCGTTGACCTCGCGGACGAAGCCGACGACCTCCGGGAGTTCGTCGAGCGCCAGACACCAACTGTCGCACCGAATCTCGCCGCCCTCGCCGGGCCGGTGCTCGGTGCTCGACTGCTCTCGCTGGCAGGTGAACTCGAGTCCCTCGCGAAGAAGCCAAGCGGGACGATTCAGGTGTTGGGTGCGGAGGACGCGCTGTTCGCCCACCTGCGCGGGCACGCGAGTTCGCCCAAGCACGGGATCATCTACATGCACGATGCGGTTCGCGGGACGCATCCGGACGAGCGCGGCTCTGCGGCTCGAGCCGTTGCAGGAAAACTCGCGATCGCCGCGCGGGTCGATCACTATTCAGGTGAGCGCAAGCCGGAACTGGAGGCAGAACTCGCGGAGCGCATTGAGACGATTCAGGCGCGGACGACGGAAGGCGACGACAATGGCGATGACAATGATGATGCCGGCACCGACGCCGAAAATGGAGGCGAGACCGATGCGTAA
- a CDS encoding TrkH family potassium uptake protein encodes MRRLHVDLRAGLALVGTLLALLSIAFVVPIVTALLYGGEDLWVFVVSMVATAGFGLLLRRLDPNPTPGAREAFFVVAFTWLFASIFGALPYILAGTGAIAHPINALFESMSGFTTTGATVMETISVEEHSHAIMLWRQLTQWLGGMGIIVLAVAILSQLAVGGAQLMEAETPGPGVSKLTPHIAETARVLWLAYIGFTLLYIALLYGLHLTGYAPEMDAYNAIAHGFTTLPTGGFSPEADSMAAFSPAVQWLVIPFMFIAGVNFVLWWHMLAGDHTALINDTEFRFYLGVVTGMTLLLTAVLAVTASDVGPDPGLESSLRHAAFQIVSLTNSTGYASVDFDAWSGPAQALLLFVMFLGGSTGSTGGGIKMLRWLVILKSLRREVFTSIHPEAVRPVRMNGKVLNEEAIRGIYAFTLLYVAIFLVGIVLLAVDTARVGYDIGTIDLVSASIATLGNIGPGFGVVGPMAGYGDFPETSKLLMILYMWIGRLELFPVLVLLTRAYWRS; translated from the coding sequence ATGCGTCGCCTCCACGTCGACCTGCGCGCCGGGTTGGCGCTGGTGGGGACGCTACTTGCATTGCTTTCGATTGCGTTCGTCGTGCCAATCGTCACCGCCCTGTTGTATGGCGGGGAGGATCTATGGGTATTCGTCGTCTCGATGGTGGCTACCGCCGGATTCGGCCTCCTTCTGCGTCGACTCGATCCGAACCCGACACCCGGTGCGCGGGAAGCGTTCTTCGTCGTGGCGTTCACCTGGCTGTTCGCGTCGATCTTTGGCGCGTTACCGTACATCCTCGCGGGGACTGGGGCAATTGCCCACCCGATCAACGCGCTCTTCGAGAGCATGAGCGGCTTCACGACGACCGGTGCGACGGTAATGGAGACGATCTCCGTCGAGGAGCACTCCCACGCGATCATGCTGTGGCGACAGCTTACACAGTGGCTCGGCGGGATGGGAATCATCGTCCTCGCCGTCGCAATTCTCTCACAGCTGGCCGTCGGTGGCGCACAGTTGATGGAAGCTGAGACGCCAGGCCCCGGCGTCTCGAAGCTCACGCCACACATCGCCGAGACGGCTCGCGTGCTCTGGCTCGCGTACATCGGCTTTACGCTGCTGTATATCGCACTGCTGTACGGTCTCCACCTCACGGGCTACGCGCCGGAGATGGACGCGTACAACGCCATCGCACACGGCTTTACGACGCTGCCGACTGGTGGGTTCTCTCCCGAAGCCGACAGCATGGCTGCCTTCTCGCCGGCCGTGCAGTGGCTCGTGATCCCGTTCATGTTCATCGCGGGCGTCAACTTCGTCCTCTGGTGGCACATGCTCGCAGGTGACCACACGGCACTCATCAACGATACCGAGTTCCGATTCTATCTCGGCGTTGTCACCGGGATGACGCTGCTGCTGACTGCCGTGCTCGCAGTCACAGCCAGTGACGTCGGCCCTGATCCGGGACTAGAGTCCAGCCTGCGCCACGCGGCGTTCCAGATCGTGTCGTTGACGAACTCGACTGGGTACGCGAGCGTCGATTTTGACGCGTGGAGCGGCCCGGCACAGGCGCTCTTGCTGTTCGTGATGTTCCTGGGCGGCAGTACGGGATCGACGGGTGGCGGGATCAAGATGCTCCGCTGGCTGGTGATTCTCAAGTCACTTCGTCGAGAGGTGTTTACGTCGATTCACCCGGAAGCGGTGCGACCGGTTCGCATGAACGGCAAGGTGCTCAACGAGGAGGCGATTCGTGGAATATACGCGTTTACGCTGCTGTACGTCGCGATATTTTTGGTCGGCATCGTGCTCCTCGCGGTCGATACCGCACGCGTCGGCTACGATATCGGAACGATCGACCTCGTTAGCGCGTCCATTGCGACGCTCGGAAATATCGGTCCCGGGTTCGGTGTTGTGGGGCCGATGGCGGGCTACGGCGACTTCCCCGAGACATCGAAGCTGCTCATGATTCTCTACATGTGGATCGGCCGACTAGAACTGTTCCCGGTGCTCGTGTTATTGACGCGGGCGTACTGGCGGTCGTGA
- a CDS encoding IS200/IS605 family transposon protein TnpB: MKRANTFEVIPQSDEDEELLRRLLDASAALWNEINYERRENYADPDGDVWDISEYRGRYGGVLGASTVQQIERKNREAWKSFFSLKKKGEANGKPGFWGNVDEGRELRTYIRNTSYSVEWGEYSRLEILVGQDLKNEYGLGHRERLRLEVRGDPNWKEYENQGRLELFYDEQAQTFRAFQPVTVDDSRLAQPLASEEAALDIGANNLVACTTTTGQQYLYEGRDLFKRFRETTREIARLQSLLEDGRYSSHRIRRLYDRRTKRRDHAQDALARDLIEHLYDEGVSTVYVGALTDVLETHWSVETNAKTHNFWAFRAFVNRLACTAEEYGISVEVRSEAWTSQECPNCGSTEDTTRHRDTLMCPCGFEGHADLVASETFLRRQTTVTRSMARPVCLKWDNHEWLESSRSPRPNEEHTNPQVASVGR; the protein is encoded by the coding sequence ATGAAGCGAGCCAACACGTTCGAGGTGATTCCGCAGTCCGACGAGGACGAGGAGTTGCTTCGACGCCTGTTGGACGCTTCTGCCGCTCTCTGGAACGAAATCAACTATGAGCGCCGCGAGAACTATGCTGACCCAGACGGAGACGTGTGGGATATTAGCGAGTATCGCGGTCGCTATGGCGGTGTTCTCGGCGCGTCCACGGTTCAGCAAATCGAACGCAAGAACCGCGAAGCGTGGAAGTCGTTCTTCAGCCTCAAGAAGAAGGGCGAAGCCAACGGAAAACCCGGATTCTGGGGTAACGTAGACGAAGGTCGAGAACTCCGCACGTACATCCGAAACACGTCGTACTCCGTCGAGTGGGGCGAATACTCCCGCCTCGAAATTCTCGTCGGTCAAGACCTGAAAAACGAATACGGGTTGGGACACCGCGAACGTCTCCGCCTTGAAGTTCGAGGCGACCCCAATTGGAAGGAGTACGAGAACCAGGGTCGGTTGGAGTTGTTCTACGACGAGCAAGCACAGACATTCAGGGCCTTTCAGCCAGTCACCGTCGATGATTCTCGACTGGCACAACCACTGGCTTCGGAAGAAGCCGCTCTGGATATTGGTGCGAACAACCTCGTCGCCTGCACAACCACAACCGGCCAGCAATATCTGTACGAAGGACGCGACCTGTTCAAACGATTCCGCGAGACGACGCGAGAAATCGCCCGCCTCCAATCACTCTTGGAGGACGGTCGATACAGCAGTCACCGAATCCGACGCCTGTACGACCGGCGCACCAAGCGACGTGACCACGCTCAAGACGCACTCGCGCGTGACCTCATCGAACATCTGTACGACGAGGGTGTTTCGACAGTGTACGTCGGGGCGCTGACGGACGTGCTTGAGACGCACTGGTCGGTAGAGACGAACGCCAAGACGCACAACTTCTGGGCGTTTAGAGCGTTCGTGAATCGACTGGCGTGTACCGCTGAGGAATACGGTATCTCGGTGGAAGTGCGGTCTGAGGCGTGGACGAGTCAGGAGTGTCCGAACTGCGGTTCGACAGAGGACACGACACGTCACAGAGACACTCTGATGTGTCCGTGTGGCTTCGAGGGGCACGCCGACCTCGTGGCGTCAGAGACGTTCCTTCGGCGGCAGACAACAGTAACACGGTCGATGGCACGGCCTGTATGCCTCAAGTGGGACAACCATGAATGGTTGGAGTCATCACGCTCTCCCCGTCCCAACGAGGAGCATACGAACCCGCAAGTTGCCTCCGTGGGTCGGTAG
- a CDS encoding outer membrane protein assembly factor BamB family protein has product MNGLCDRRAFLASAATGGMLGLAGCLSGDAEQVSTDDVTPSVPSADPDADVSWESFQYDAANTGHAPGVGPTAEVETLWKFPTDDSVYSSPAVVDGTVYVGSMDGSLYAIGADDGDERWSFATGESITSSPAVVDGTVYVGSMDGTVYALPADEDGTQPDPTWTFETDEGVAASPTVADGVVYAGSNDGYLYALDADDGELLWAFEAEDSVMRAPAVADGTVYFGSTDNFLYAIDIDTEGERARWRVETDDRIQSRPTVADGVVYVGSNDDLLYAVEADSGDIRWTFQTGGSVTASPAVTEHAVYAASFDNYVHALSSTAGPAPDDDDETASPETYFWAESGFQGVRSSPVVVGDALYVGNENGAVRSLSAETGETNWQFQTESWVAASPAVVDGVVYVGSGDGSVYALAETDSS; this is encoded by the coding sequence ATGAACGGACTGTGCGACCGACGAGCGTTTCTGGCGAGTGCAGCGACGGGGGGCATGCTCGGGCTGGCGGGCTGTCTCTCCGGCGATGCTGAACAGGTGAGTACCGACGACGTGACGCCGTCGGTTCCGTCGGCCGATCCGGATGCAGACGTTTCCTGGGAGTCGTTCCAGTACGACGCGGCGAACACCGGTCACGCGCCGGGCGTCGGCCCGACAGCCGAAGTGGAGACGCTGTGGAAGTTCCCGACGGACGATAGCGTCTACAGCAGTCCGGCGGTCGTCGACGGAACAGTGTACGTCGGCAGCATGGACGGCTCGCTGTACGCCATCGGGGCAGACGACGGCGACGAGCGCTGGTCGTTCGCGACTGGCGAGTCGATCACGAGCAGTCCGGCGGTGGTCGACGGGACAGTGTACGTCGGCAGTATGGACGGAACGGTGTATGCGTTGCCGGCAGACGAGGACGGAACGCAGCCGGACCCGACGTGGACGTTTGAGACCGACGAGGGCGTCGCCGCGAGTCCGACCGTCGCGGACGGTGTCGTCTACGCCGGCAGCAACGATGGCTACCTCTACGCGCTCGACGCCGACGACGGCGAACTGCTGTGGGCGTTCGAGGCTGAAGACTCCGTCATGCGTGCGCCCGCGGTCGCGGACGGGACGGTGTATTTCGGAAGTACCGACAATTTCCTCTACGCGATTGACATCGACACTGAGGGTGAGCGTGCGCGCTGGCGCGTCGAAACGGACGACCGAATCCAGAGCAGACCGACCGTCGCAGACGGCGTCGTCTACGTCGGGAGCAACGACGATCTGCTGTACGCAGTCGAAGCTGACTCGGGCGACATCCGCTGGACGTTCCAGACTGGCGGCTCGGTGACGGCGAGTCCGGCCGTTACGGAGCACGCGGTCTACGCCGCGAGCTTCGACAACTACGTCCACGCCCTCTCGTCGACCGCGGGACCGGCGCCGGACGACGATGATGAGACCGCGAGCCCCGAGACGTACTTCTGGGCCGAGAGCGGTTTCCAGGGAGTCCGGAGCAGTCCGGTCGTCGTCGGCGACGCACTCTACGTCGGCAACGAAAACGGTGCCGTACGCTCGCTGTCGGCGGAGACGGGCGAGACCAACTGGCAGTTCCAGACTGAGAGCTGGGTCGCCGCCAGTCCGGCTGTCGTCGACGGCGTCGTCTACGTCGGTAGCGGCGATGGGTCAGTGTACGCACTCGCCGAGACGGACAGTAGTTGA
- a CDS encoding fibrillarin-like rRNA/tRNA 2'-O-methyltransferase, whose product MRNALPDGVERHAFGGDGDGDGDCRLATRGEPVYGEPTDGEWRAWDPSRSKLGAMLELEMETNLAGGDTVLYLGAASGTTVSHVADFAGPTYAVEFAARPARDLLEAAASRPRLFPLLADARKPDTYAHVVESDIDVIVQDVATRGQARVALENRRFLADDGRLLLAVKARSEDVTRDPAAVFDDVREELEAEYEVLETKSLERYHADHLGIVARPL is encoded by the coding sequence ATGCGTAACGCCCTCCCCGACGGCGTCGAGCGCCACGCGTTCGGCGGCGACGGCGATGGCGACGGTGACTGCCGCCTCGCCACCCGCGGCGAGCCCGTCTACGGCGAACCCACCGACGGCGAGTGGCGCGCCTGGGATCCCAGCCGCTCGAAACTCGGCGCGATGCTCGAACTCGAGATGGAGACGAATCTGGCTGGCGGCGACACCGTCCTCTACCTCGGCGCGGCGAGTGGAACCACGGTGAGCCACGTCGCGGATTTCGCCGGCCCAACGTACGCCGTCGAGTTCGCGGCCCGACCGGCCCGAGACCTCCTCGAGGCGGCGGCCTCGCGTCCGCGGCTGTTCCCGCTGCTCGCGGATGCCCGCAAGCCAGACACCTACGCCCACGTCGTCGAATCGGACATTGACGTCATCGTCCAGGACGTTGCCACGCGCGGGCAGGCGCGAGTTGCACTCGAGAACCGTCGGTTCCTCGCGGACGACGGCCGACTGCTGCTCGCGGTCAAGGCCCGGAGCGAGGACGTAACACGTGATCCGGCGGCGGTGTTCGACGACGTGCGCGAGGAACTGGAAGCTGAGTACGAGGTACTCGAGACGAAGTCCTTAGAGCGGTATCACGCGGATCATCTGGGGATCGTGGCGCGGCCGCTATGA
- a CDS encoding amino acid permease → MTGSDEELAKDLGLVSALAIGIGTMIGAGIFVLPGIAAQEAGPLVVVSFIIGGMIAMINAFSVSELGTAMPKAGGAYYYINRALGPLFGSISGMGDWIGLAFASAFYSIGFGGYLADLLDGVVVPIPGVGELALLPTIAIGPLVLTEIQIGAVIAGVVFVGVNYIGAKETGGIQTIIVTLLLGLLTVFAIVGFFSFDWGTVTADGSYAPEGVGAMLPGAALVFVSYLGYAKIATIGEELKNPGRNLPIAIIGSVGIVMVIYAILVGLLMGLIPHEEFFLDTVEDAPMSYAAEIVFDYQLPVAGFEIPILGIGVTSITLAALLATASSANASILASARINFAMGRDKIVTDSLNEIHPRFATPYRSIAITGGLIIIFIIGLGETVEILSSAASVLHLVVYALINASLIVFRETNPPEYDPDFEVPFYPYLPISGFVLSLGLIYYMDRTATLIAGAFVVFAIVWYFAYARTETNLEGLLGTYILDRSAEMPDAAVTAASAVKPTDEDEHTVVVPVSNPRTESELLSLASVLAKANDGRVQAVHIVEVPDQTPLEEGSEHMRRIDAESQKLMSNVEQSTETLDVPVEVRTVVSHRSFDEVFNVAQRENADTVVMGWGPDRPWSAGRAERPLDELTHELPCDFLVLNDRGFDAERVLVPTAGGPTSELSAEVARDFREQVGAEVTLLHVVDEGTSQQDGEAFLREWATEQGLEDAAIRIDTSGDVESAIATAARDHSLVVIGATERGLLSRLFRGSLAYDVVNEVDCSVLLAERPTSRSLRDRLFGREHERTDGDTNTDTGTGTDTDTGTGTGTSSESKLESDT, encoded by the coding sequence ATGACCGGCAGCGACGAGGAACTCGCGAAAGACCTCGGGCTGGTCTCGGCACTCGCGATCGGTATCGGGACCATGATCGGGGCTGGAATCTTCGTCCTTCCGGGTATCGCCGCACAGGAGGCCGGCCCGCTCGTCGTGGTCTCGTTTATCATCGGCGGTATGATCGCGATGATCAACGCCTTCTCCGTGAGTGAACTGGGAACGGCGATGCCGAAAGCTGGCGGAGCGTACTACTACATCAACCGAGCGCTCGGCCCGCTGTTCGGCTCTATTTCGGGGATGGGCGACTGGATCGGACTCGCCTTTGCAAGCGCGTTCTACAGCATCGGTTTCGGTGGGTATCTTGCCGACTTACTCGATGGTGTCGTCGTCCCGATTCCCGGTGTTGGTGAACTCGCACTTCTCCCGACGATTGCCATCGGCCCGCTCGTTCTCACTGAAATTCAGATCGGAGCGGTCATCGCCGGTGTCGTATTCGTCGGCGTCAACTACATCGGCGCGAAGGAGACGGGCGGCATTCAGACCATTATCGTGACGCTCCTCCTCGGTCTCCTCACGGTTTTCGCCATCGTCGGCTTCTTCTCGTTCGACTGGGGCACCGTCACCGCCGACGGCAGCTACGCGCCCGAGGGCGTCGGCGCGATGCTCCCCGGCGCGGCGCTCGTGTTCGTCTCCTACCTCGGCTACGCGAAAATCGCGACTATCGGCGAGGAACTCAAGAACCCAGGCCGGAATCTTCCGATTGCAATCATCGGCAGCGTCGGTATCGTGATGGTCATCTACGCCATCCTCGTCGGCCTCCTGATGGGACTGATCCCACACGAGGAGTTCTTCCTCGATACAGTCGAGGACGCGCCGATGTCCTACGCCGCCGAAATCGTCTTCGACTACCAGTTGCCGGTCGCCGGCTTCGAAATCCCGATCCTCGGTATCGGTGTGACCTCGATTACGCTCGCGGCACTGCTCGCGACCGCCTCGAGTGCGAACGCGTCGATCCTCGCGTCCGCGCGTATCAACTTCGCGATGGGCCGTGACAAGATCGTCACCGACTCGCTCAACGAGATTCACCCCCGATTCGCGACGCCGTACCGCTCGATCGCCATCACCGGTGGCCTGATCATCATCTTCATCATTGGCCTCGGTGAGACAGTCGAGATCCTCTCGAGTGCAGCCAGTGTGCTCCACCTCGTTGTCTACGCACTGATCAACGCCTCGTTGATCGTCTTCCGCGAGACGAACCCGCCGGAGTACGATCCCGACTTCGAGGTGCCGTTCTACCCGTACCTGCCGATTTCCGGTTTCGTCCTCTCGCTCGGGTTGATCTACTACATGGACCGAACGGCGACCCTGATCGCCGGCGCGTTCGTCGTCTTCGCAATCGTATGGTACTTCGCGTACGCGCGAACGGAGACTAATCTCGAGGGACTACTCGGGACGTACATCCTGGACCGCTCCGCCGAGATGCCGGACGCGGCCGTGACCGCAGCGAGTGCCGTCAAACCCACGGACGAGGACGAACACACCGTCGTCGTCCCTGTCTCGAATCCACGAACTGAGTCCGAACTGCTCTCGCTCGCGAGCGTGCTAGCGAAGGCAAACGACGGCCGCGTCCAGGCCGTCCACATCGTCGAGGTGCCAGATCAGACGCCACTCGAGGAGGGCTCCGAACACATGCGACGCATCGACGCAGAGTCCCAGAAACTGATGTCGAACGTCGAGCAGAGTACGGAGACGCTCGACGTCCCCGTCGAGGTTCGGACGGTCGTCTCCCACCGGTCGTTCGACGAGGTGTTCAACGTCGCCCAGCGCGAGAACGCCGATACGGTCGTTATGGGCTGGGGTCCAGACCGACCGTGGTCTGCGGGTCGTGCCGAACGGCCACTGGACGAACTCACGCACGAGCTGCCGTGTGACTTCCTCGTGCTCAACGACCGCGGCTTCGATGCCGAGCGCGTGCTGGTGCCGACGGCTGGTGGCCCCACCTCCGAGCTGAGCGCCGAAGTCGCACGGGACTTCCGCGAGCAAGTCGGCGCGGAGGTTACCCTCCTGCACGTCGTCGATGAGGGGACGAGCCAGCAGGATGGCGAGGCCTTCCTTCGCGAGTGGGCAACCGAACAGGGGCTCGAGGATGCGGCGATCCGTATCGATACCTCCGGCGACGTCGAATCCGCAATTGCGACGGCAGCCCGTGACCACTCGCTGGTCGTTATCGGCGCAACCGAGCGTGGCCTGCTCTCGCGGCTGTTCCGTGGCTCACTGGCCTACGACGTGGTCAACGAAGTCGACTGTTCGGTTCTGCTCGCCGAACGACCGACCTCGCGGTCGCTTCGTGATCGGCTGTTTGGCCGGGAACACGAGCGTACTGACGGCGACACCAACACTGACACCGGCACCGGCACCGACACCGACACCGGAACCGGAACCGGCACCAGCAGCGAAAGCAAACTCGAGAGCGACACCTAA